Proteins from a genomic interval of Hemicordylus capensis ecotype Gifberg chromosome 14, rHemCap1.1.pri, whole genome shotgun sequence:
- the EFNA1 gene encoding ephrin-A1 isoform X3 → MLLSTGNTTGLPWKLQQEDYGVEVHLNDYLDIICPHYEDSNVPAHSMERYTLYLVEQEEYEVCKPSSKNQIRWVCNRPDALHGPERFSEKFQRFTSFTLGKEFREGHEYYYISKPIHHHGDLCLKLRVLVAGKNTRTPPGRAPTQKGSLPADDPDAPMLRSVGQNSAPRPCSPFTFLSLLLPLLAARGV, encoded by the exons GCTTCAGCAGGAAGATTACGGGGTGGAGGTGCACCTGAACGACTACCTGGACATCATCTGTCCCCACTACGAAGACAGCAACGTCCCCGCACACTCCATGGAGCGCTACACGCTGTACCTGGTGGAGCAGGAGGAGTACGAAGTCTGCAAGCCGAGCTCCAAGAACCAGATCCGCTGGGTGTGCAACCGGCCAGATGCCCTCCACGGCCCCGAGCGTTTCTCGGAGAAATTCCAGCGCTTCACGTCCTTCACGCTGGGCAAGGAATTCCGGGAAGGACACGAGTACTATTATATCT CCAAGCCAATCCATCACCATGGAGACCTTTGCCTCAAGCTGAGGGTGTTGGTAGCCGGAAAAAATA CTCGGACGCCTCCCGGCCGTGCCCCGACCCAGAAGGGGAGTCTCCCGGCAG aCGACCCTGACGCCCCGATGCTGCGGAGCGTGGGCCAAAACTCAGCGCCTCGGCCGTGCAGCCCTTTTACTTTTCTCAGCCTCCTGCTCCCGTTGCTTGCAGCGCGGGGAGTCTGA
- the SLC50A1 gene encoding sugar transporter SWEET1 isoform X1 produces the protein MGPLQLLSCACVAFTLGMFGTGLSDLQRMYTARSVENIQFLPFLTTDINNLSWLSYGFLKGDWTLIIVNAIGATLQTLYVLVYFYFSPEKRSVLLKTLALLAVLLLGYCYFNMLVQDVTLRLARLGLFCSLFTISMYLSPLADLVGDDLALVFRRMDSNQGQDREDAVHAMPFLSSDRYNLLGFSQLDAVWASASRPLYRGPQRARHRHQHGPVLAFLALPRPRQSLQAAAGLRPRGWPSTALETA, from the exons ATGGGGCCGCTGCAGCTgctctcctgcgcctgcgtggcCTTCACGCTGGGCATGTTCGGGACCGGCCT GTCTGACCTGCAACGGATGTATACAGCCAGGAGTGTGGAGAATATCCAGTTCCTTCCATTCCTCACCACCGACATCAA CAACCTCAGCTGGCTGAGCTACGGTTTCCTGAAAGGCGACTGGACGCTGATCATAGTCAATGCCATCGGCGCGACCCTTCAGACCCTCTATGTCCTTGTCTATTTCTACTTCAGCCCTGAGAAG CGTTCCGTCTTGCTGAAGACCTTGGCCTTGCTGGCAGTGCTGCTTCTCGGCTATTGCTACTTCAACATGCTGGTACAGGATGTGACCCTGCGGCTCGCCCGtctgggccttttctgcagcctcTTCACCATCAGCATGTACCTCTCCCCGCTGGCGGACCTGGTAGGTGACGACCTCGCTCTGGTTTTCAGGAGGATGGATTCTAATCAAG GCCAAGATCGTGAAGACGCAGTCCACGCaatgcctttcctttcctctgaccGTTACAACCTTCTTGGCTTCAGCCAGTTGGACGCTGTATGGGCTTCTGCTTCAAGACCTCTATATCGCG GTCCCCAACGTGCCAGGCATCGCCACCAGCATGGTCCGGTTCTGGCTTTTCTGGCGCTTCCCAGACCACGACAGAGCCTACAAGCTGCTGCAGGCCTGAGGCCCCGGGGATGGCCGTCGACCGCCCTCGAGACTGCCTGA
- the SLC50A1 gene encoding sugar transporter SWEET1 isoform X3 produces MGPLQLLSCACVAFTLGMFGTGLSDLQRMYTARSVENIQFLPFLTTDINNLSWLSYGFLKGDWTLIIVNAIGATLQTLYVLVYFYFSPEKRSVLLKTLALLAVLLLGYCYFNMLVQDVTLRLARLGLFCSLFTISMYLSPLADLAKIVKTQSTQCLSFPLTVTTFLASASWTLYGLLLQDLYIAVPNVPGIATSMVRFWLFWRFPDHDRAYKLLQA; encoded by the exons ATGGGGCCGCTGCAGCTgctctcctgcgcctgcgtggcCTTCACGCTGGGCATGTTCGGGACCGGCCT GTCTGACCTGCAACGGATGTATACAGCCAGGAGTGTGGAGAATATCCAGTTCCTTCCATTCCTCACCACCGACATCAA CAACCTCAGCTGGCTGAGCTACGGTTTCCTGAAAGGCGACTGGACGCTGATCATAGTCAATGCCATCGGCGCGACCCTTCAGACCCTCTATGTCCTTGTCTATTTCTACTTCAGCCCTGAGAAG CGTTCCGTCTTGCTGAAGACCTTGGCCTTGCTGGCAGTGCTGCTTCTCGGCTATTGCTACTTCAACATGCTGGTACAGGATGTGACCCTGCGGCTCGCCCGtctgggccttttctgcagcctcTTCACCATCAGCATGTACCTCTCCCCGCTGGCGGACCTG GCCAAGATCGTGAAGACGCAGTCCACGCaatgcctttcctttcctctgaccGTTACAACCTTCTTGGCTTCAGCCAGTTGGACGCTGTATGGGCTTCTGCTTCAAGACCTCTATATCGCG GTCCCCAACGTGCCAGGCATCGCCACCAGCATGGTCCGGTTCTGGCTTTTCTGGCGCTTCCCAGACCACGACAGAGCCTACAAGCTGCTGCAGGCCTGA
- the SLC50A1 gene encoding sugar transporter SWEET1 isoform X2: MYTARSVENIQFLPFLTTDINNLSWLSYGFLKGDWTLIIVNAIGATLQTLYVLVYFYFSPEKRSVLLKTLALLAVLLLGYCYFNMLVQDVTLRLARLGLFCSLFTISMYLSPLADLVGDDLALVFRRMDSNQGQDREDAVHAMPFLSSDRYNLLGFSQLDAVWASASRPLYRGPQRARHRHQHGPVLAFLALPRPRQSLQAAAGLRPRGWPSTALETA, from the exons ATGTATACAGCCAGGAGTGTGGAGAATATCCAGTTCCTTCCATTCCTCACCACCGACATCAA CAACCTCAGCTGGCTGAGCTACGGTTTCCTGAAAGGCGACTGGACGCTGATCATAGTCAATGCCATCGGCGCGACCCTTCAGACCCTCTATGTCCTTGTCTATTTCTACTTCAGCCCTGAGAAG CGTTCCGTCTTGCTGAAGACCTTGGCCTTGCTGGCAGTGCTGCTTCTCGGCTATTGCTACTTCAACATGCTGGTACAGGATGTGACCCTGCGGCTCGCCCGtctgggccttttctgcagcctcTTCACCATCAGCATGTACCTCTCCCCGCTGGCGGACCTGGTAGGTGACGACCTCGCTCTGGTTTTCAGGAGGATGGATTCTAATCAAG GCCAAGATCGTGAAGACGCAGTCCACGCaatgcctttcctttcctctgaccGTTACAACCTTCTTGGCTTCAGCCAGTTGGACGCTGTATGGGCTTCTGCTTCAAGACCTCTATATCGCG GTCCCCAACGTGCCAGGCATCGCCACCAGCATGGTCCGGTTCTGGCTTTTCTGGCGCTTCCCAGACCACGACAGAGCCTACAAGCTGCTGCAGGCCTGAGGCCCCGGGGATGGCCGTCGACCGCCCTCGAGACTGCCTGA
- the DPM3 gene encoding dolichol-phosphate mannosyltransferase subunit 3 has translation MTKLLQWLSTLTLLGAIWAALTLNLLGLHPLPSPLYQVLWPLPTYFLVAFGCYSLGTVGYRLATFNDCEDAARELQAQIREARDDLTQRGLKF, from the coding sequence ATGACGAAGCTGCTACAATGGCTGTCAACCTTGACCCTCCTGGGTGCCATCTGGGCAGCCCTGACGCTGAATCTTTTGGGGCTTCACCCTCTGCCCTCACCATTGTACCAAGTGCTGTGGCCCCTGCCTACCTACTTCCTGGTGGCGTTTGGATGCTACTCTTTGGGCACCGTCGGGTACCGTCTGGCAACTTTCAACGACTGTGAGGACGCAGCGCGGGAACTCCAAGCCCAGATCCGAGAAGCCCGGGACGACCTCACCCAACGCGGCCTGAAATTCTGA